Proteins found in one Drosophila innubila isolate TH190305 chromosome X, UK_Dinn_1.0, whole genome shotgun sequence genomic segment:
- the LOC117794235 gene encoding uncharacterized protein LOC117794235, translating to MGATEEVETEQGNNYWRGHVEDDPSGATGGRRKQLPIREPMAALERERERDRQRQRPETAATSAATAAATAAATATGVGSNGSKAYRRPYGQAKKQEQQQDLQATATVATSNNNNNSNKTPVDLKNILKNSGGLSLSEILQQKNLSLDDLLKGKQNALLALQTTAVAPPAVAGYEPKATQQQQQLNNSNNNNKNSVRRIPAAFLNNEHAAEDQQQQQLPAKPSKLPALQRFKLFGGSSREGSSTRRSTPATVAATATTTAATTTTTTRLPLYKKRQQLRSTLKPPALAATHADNSSSNEQLLYNDNNDDLENFFDEVESITHQTRIPAPIKPTTNRVKNRQQQQQSEQTLQPLVLMDDVDDRTDLLELIEDRRSGNRLFKVLEQRNMTLEELIEHRKRGSSQLHLSTILNGDEHSRFYPGQKVVLQDNMDIVTAFENFPHFNLIDLKSVKPDEIKTDSQGSSYFTSIIDIEPNDSAGLGGNRGITALRLRRQRQRQREQRRPAYGPTSLLASTLTSQQQQQQQQRGEKSLGFFPSWKTLALASLATATAGGGAGAAAGGGGAGVAAASNAYYLPPPRLLLDNSNNNNNAGNSQEQSDNIEIDLSSNGNLTKLTPSDSSDNSDVIDTIENEVARAHDLLDLELSGHGFHRSPAAAAATSMSQQQQHIAGNFYAQMPAGIRSAIVASAAIVLTSLGTLLVIFVVCRWKQHRRRKSSYLKTYNAMKSKLPQMAAATSRRSSLRQHMEELVVSSHNNNGSSSNNSSNNNSCHNSHKGNILGIATVSCNTPIHQLQRQSSLLSTTLSTCSSLTTPAATATSATAATTAAAATTATVAATATAGGGGRGVGSLALTLRSTHQKLNTMDPNSPEVQEYLFDTLRKSFDN from the exons ATGGGCGCCACCGAGGAGGTGGAAACGGAGCAGGGAAACAACTATTGGCGTGGTCATGTGGAGGATGATCCTAGTGGGGCAACTGGAGGCAGACGCAAGCAGTTGCCCATACGGGAACCAATGGCCGCCTTGGAGCGGgagcgagaaagagacagacaacgacagcgaccagagacagcagcaacatcagcagcaacagcagcagcaacagcagcagcaacagcaacaggagtTGGCAGCAATGGCAGCAAGGCCTATAGACGACCTTATGGTCAGGCCAAAaagcaggagcaacaacaagatctgcaagcaacagcaacagttgccacaagcaacaacaacaacaacagcaataagaCGCCTGTagatttgaaaaacattttgaagAATTCGGGAGGCTTGAGTCTTAGTGAAATATTGCAGCAGAAGAATCTATCATTGGATGATCTGCTCAAGGGCAAACAGAATGCATTGCTGGCGTTGCAAACAACAGCAGTGGCGCCACCTGCCGTTGCCGGTTACGAACCAAAggcaacacaacagcaacaacaactgaacaacagcaacaacaacaacaagaatagtGTGCGACGCATACCAGCTGCCTTTCTAAACAATGAACATGCAGCCGAAGat caacagcagcaacaattgccgGCAAAACCGAGCAAATTGCCGGCATTGCAGCGTTTCAAGCTATTTGGCGGCTCGTCACGTGAGGGCAGTTCGACGCGACGCAGCACGccggcaacagttgctgccacagcgacaacaacagcagcaacaacgacaacaacaacacgcttGCCGCTCTACAAAAAGCGACAACAATTGCGCTCGACGCTCAAGCCGCCAGCATTG gcagcaacacatgccgacaacagcagcagcaatgagCAATTGCTTTACAACGATAACAATGATGatttggaaaactttttcGATGAAGTCGAAAGTATTACACATCAGACACGAATTCCAGCCCCGATAAAACCCACAACAAATCGTGTCaaaaatcgacaacaacaacaacaatcggaGCAAACATTGCAACCATTAGTGTTAATGGATGATGTGGATGATCGTACCGATTTATTGGAATTAATCGAGGATCGACGTTCGGGCAATCGTTTATTTAAGGTGCTGGAACAGCGCAATATGACATTGGAGGAACTTATCGAACATCGTAAACGTGGCTCAAGTCAGTTGCATTTATCGACCATTTTAAATGGTGATGAGCATTCACGTTTTTATCCGGGCCAAAAAGTTGTGCTCCAGGATAATATGGATATTGTAACGGCATTTGAGAATTTTccgcatttcaatttaatcgATTTAAAGAGCGTTAAACCGGATGAGATTAAAACGGATTCTCAGGGTTCCAGTTATTTCACATCGATCATTGATATTGAGCCAAATGATAGTGCTGGCCTGggcg GAAATCGAGGTATTACTGCATTACGTCTacgacgtcagcgtcaacgtcagcgcgagcagcgac GACCCGCCTATGGCCCCACATCCCTGTTGGCCTCAACCTTGAcctcccaacaacaacaacagcaacaacaacgtggtGAAAAATCACTTGGATTTTTTCCATCCTGGAAAACTTTAGCGCTCGCCTCGCTGGCAACTGCCACAGCGGGAGGAGgggcaggagcagcagcaggaggtggaggagcaggagttgctgctgccagcAATGCCTACTATTTGCCACCGCCACGCCTACTgctcgacaacagcaacaacaacaacaatgccggCAATTCACAGGAGCAATCCGACAACATTGAAATCGATTTGAGCAGCAATGGCAATCTAACAAAATTAACACCCAGCGATAGCAGCGATAACAGCGATGTTATCGATACCATTGAGAACGAGGTGGCACGTGCCCACGATCTGCTCGATTTGGAGCTATCCGGTCATGGATTTCATCGCAgtccggcagcagcagctgccacatcgatgtcgcagcaacagcaacacattGCCGGCAATTTCTATGCACAAATGCCGGCGGGCATACGATCAGCAATTGTGGCAAGTGCAGCAATTGTGCTGACATCGTTGGGCACATTGCTGGTGATCTTTGTGGTGTGCCGCTGGAAGCAACATCGACGTCGCAAGTCGAGCTATTTGAAGACGTACAATGCAATGAAAAGTAAATTGCCAcaaatggcagcagcaacatcgcgTCGCTCCTCGTTGCGGCAACATATGGAGGAGTTGGTGGTAAgcagtcacaacaacaacggcagcagcagcaacaatagcagcaacaacaacagttgccacaATTCGCACAAGGGCAACATATTGGGCATTGCCACCGTTTCATGCAACACGCCCATTCATCAGTTGCAACGCCAAAGTTCGTTGCTATCGACAACGCTCAGCACTTGCAGTTCCCTAACAACgccagctgcaacagcaacatcagcaacagcagcaacaacagcagcagcagcgacaacagcaacagtggcagcaacagcaacagcgggAGGCGGTGGGCGTGGCGTTGGCTCATTGGCATTGACGTTGCGCAGCACACACCAGAAACTCAACACAATGGATCCAAATTCACCCGAGGTGCAGGAATATCTATTCGATACATTGCGCAAATCATTCGATAATTAA
- the LOC117794315 gene encoding actin-histidine N-methyltransferase, whose translation MGKNKRNNKQQQHKSTQPTATATGSNNNSNNNKSNNGIRIPKVVEKDRRVLNLLAQRALDILQKMPANANEEWKSFVEVHEILETIMQHEKPLQRLVFPPDNSNVNDNRRLAKMAAFNEWSVAGGVQSDAVEIAIFPGYGLGLRATRDIEAGEQVLSVPRKLMFSEEQLTEAERNMYSSLPQLTNLNLAYALVIEKMRGVASSWYPYINTLPSRYNTVLYFTVEQMQRLRGTSVCSAALRQCRVVARQYVTMYNCAYMQPKNSVYNSVATLFTQHALCYELYRWAVSTVMTRQNLVPTEMQPTENISALIPYWEMANNRNGKITSFYDSETRGMSCTAQEACKAGDQFFIYYGDRSNADSLVHSGFVDTNNPKNYVELRLGLSLTDALSSQRALLLAQLNIQSMRVLPAPEYISGELLAFVRVFNMSGDQLQHWCSNLERAVDLLHIDCALETDLETRTWQYLYQRLKLLIGVLESTLHEADEVQQLEALQLQEQEKEQENEADAKLEIDTMLLQYRQLERRILNDALLYAQERLKV comes from the exons ATGGGCAAAAACAAAcgcaataataaacaacagcagcataaaAGCACGCAgccaacagcgacagcaactggcagcaataacaacagcaacaataacaagagcaataaTGGCATACGCATACCCAAAGTGGTTGAAAAGGATCGCAGGGTATTAAATCTGCTGGCACAACGTGCATTGGATATATTGCAAAAGATGCCAGCGAATGCCAACGAGGAATGGAAGAGTTTTGTCGAGGTCCACGAAATATTGGAAACGATCATGCAACATGAGAAACCGCTGCAGAGACTCGTCTTCCCGCCCGACAACAGCAATGTTAACGATAACAGACGTCTGGCCAAAATGGCTGCCTTTAATGAATGGTCTGTTGCCGGCGGCGTTCAAAGCGATGCTGTTGAGATTGCCATATTCCCCGGATACGGGCTGGGATTGCGTGCCACACGTGACATTGAGGCGGGGGAACAGGTGTTGAGTGTGCCCCGTAAATTGATGTTCTCCGAGGAGCAATTAACGGAAGCGGAGCGTAACATGTACAGCAGTTTACCGCAATTGACCAATTTGAATTTGGCCTATGCTCTGGTTATTGAGAAGATGCGGGGAGTAGCGAGTTCTTGGTATCCCTATATTAATACGCTGCCCTCGCGCTACAATACCGTACTCTATTTCACCGTGGAGCAGATGCAACGACTGCGTGGCACCTCCGTCTGTTCGGCTGCACTGCGTCAGTGTCGTGTCGTGGCCAGACAATATGTCACCATGTACAACTGCGCCTACATGCAGCCCAAGAACAGCGTCTACAACTCGGTGGCAACTCTCTTTACTCAGCACGCTCTCTGCTATGAGCTCTATAG ATGGGCGGTATCCACGGTGATGACGCGTCAGAATCTGGTGCCAACGGAAATGCAGCCAACTGAGAATATATCGGCATTGATACCCTACTGGGAAATGGCCAATAATCGCAATGGCAAGATAACCTCATTCTATGACAGCGAGACACGAGGAATGTCCTGTACCGCCCAGGAGGCGTGTAAGGCGGGTGATCAGTTCTTTATCTACTATGGCGATCGTTCCAATGCCGATTCCTTGGTACACAGTGG ATTTGTTGATACCAACAATCCAAAGAACTATGTGGAGCTACGTTTGGGCCTGAGTCTGACGGATGCGTTGAGCAGTCAACGTGCTCTGCTTTTGGCACAGCTGAATATACAGAGTATGCGGGTGCTGCCCGCGCCGGAGTACATATCCGGTGAGCTGTTGGCATTTGTACGGGTGTTCAACATGAGCGGCGATCAGTTGCAACATTGGTGCAGCAATTTGGAGCGTGCTGTCGATTTGTTGCACATTGATTGTGCCCTCGAAACGGACCTGGAGACACGCACCTGGCAGTACTTGTATCAACGTCTTAAGCTGCTGATTGGCGTCTTGGAGTCGACGTTGCATGAGGCAGATGAAGTGCAACAGCTCGAGGCGTTGCAACTGCAGGAGCAGGAAAAGGAGCAGGAGAATGAGGCTGATGCTAAACTAGAAATTGATACGATGCTGTTGCAGTATCGTCAACTCGAGCGTCGTATACTCAACGACGCTTTGCTCTACGCACAGGAGCGCTTGAAGGTCTAA
- the LOC117794314 gene encoding myb-binding protein 1A, whose translation MGKQKAIVADGGGKLPAKKQKLNGKENQELNKTAKKNKNVEEQQQNGKAAEAKVPAKKRKLELKKEEVKKEEEEEEKEEDKETVADKTTDAGNINKQIFGVFNKLKDIKQEHIKKHLKNMLTLLTSEATVNQSSATGAYSLKRLVRCTGADDMDAVALSGSYLCAIVSKVPGVDPIVLLDTLKRELPVGSQQRGKEESLAAVGQLITVLAIMKSEHFKQPSAALIAAIYPILVAHLKGREYVMNMCADIMADSFKQVNAESFESHVWPLLQLELNKPLSALKLHSCDLLLAVHLNYPKLLPLKQLESSLWRKQAEYAQLFELYMNSASIQGNGLYARLGRFLATTAGGKLLGDWQQHIVEQLPLKHNTAKGYVIQTLSFILLHFDDSKSSSDSPLEQLFASAPLMSMLLQELSTAKQLTEKSMVKAKPAQLQLRHICRRFEAALLLSFKRQLKQDSSKLAILQHLLELQLQLDSVVQTPRLTQQLLSQLGEQGLQGMYKFYSEQFTSNKEEFSKMHREHCLKYMQLLLHNPQLSELKKQIKFLLPISIFHLNEQQEPCNAAEAAAFSRQGAARCEEILFGCLLHKIGNSHEQLEALVAQLRDTLQQLAKLLAKPQIESKLRSQQTPELQQVWKQVQQVVNAAATKDNKQSLALVFDALILFLGLAMYAPSCNVSIELLNDLFICKQNALKKSKNKAGAELGWQDVLTDVLLQLLLQTGHFWRDFVNKIGGALMPQLGKENLEQLLVILDMNKNPLGDKEDGEGSEDEEEEEQQEEQSSDEEDEDEDEEEQEEDDDATNLEQIRENVRKALLDEDNELNDDASSVDWNDVDEAQGERLNLALERAFQAFKPKGQSNKSQVKQQTKSERINSTTLLHFRVRVLDLVELFVQAQPLLEVLLDALTSVYYVYQMSSNDNKLQPLAEASKKLLRKLLSQKITYKSPQEDKQPIVDCIKQFISQEEPSTDAKPQQQQQSLKKKGDLAEWRNKCVAFLVSQFNEQDVTKSAVWPLLQDYLQDWITRRNSPHTLASFDAIFVSQWTGVPQLAVTFASLLSKDLRNFRRNQILDLLAKHIGRIRIALANNKSAAQEFTSILTKYEPVGAKDRNQQTKLLNQLKKSNN comes from the exons atgggCAAACAAAAGGCAATAGTGGCCGATGGCGGCGGTAAATTGCCagcgaaaaaacaaaaattaaacggcAAGGAAAACCAAGAACTAAACAAAACAGCAAAGAAGAACAAAAATGTggaagaacagcaacaaaatggaaAAGCCGCGGAGGCAAAGGTGCCGGCCAAGAAACGTAAGCTAGAGCTGAAGAAGGAGGAGGTGaagaaggaggaggaagaggaggagaaggaaGAGGATAAGGAAACTGTTGCAGACAAAACAACAGATGCGggcaacataaataaacagaTATTTGGTGTATTCAACAAACTGAAGGATATAAAACAGGAGCacattaaaaagcatttgaaaaaCATGTTGACGCTGCTCACATCTGAAGCGACTGTGAACCAG AGTTCAGCAACAGGAGCGTATTCACTGAAGCGTTTGGTGCGCTGCACAGGAGCGGATGACATGGATGCGGTGGCCTTAAGTGGCAGCTATCTGTGTGCCATAGTCAGCAAGGTGCCTGGTGTGGATCCCATTGTTTTGCTGGATACACTGAAACGCGAATTGCCTGTGGGCAGTCAGCAGCGGGGTAAAGAGGAATCTCTGGCTGCAGTGGGACAATTGATTACAGTGTTGGCCATCATGAAGAGCGAACATTTCAAGCAACCCTCGGCGGCATTGATCGCTGCCATTTATCCCATTTTAGTGGCACATCTCAAGGGACGCGAATACGTGATGAACATGTGTGCGGACATTATGGCCGATTCCTTCAAGCAG GTGAATGCTGAGAGCTTTGAGTCGCACGTTTGGCCGCTGTTGCAATTGGAGTTGAATAAACCACTGAGTGCATTGAAGCTGCATAGCTGTGATCTATTGCTGGCCGTGCACCTGAACTATCCCAAGCTGTTGCCACTGAAGCAACTGGAGTCGAGTTTGTGGCGCAAGCAAGCGGAATATGCACAGCTCTTTGAGCTGTACATGAACAGTGCCAGCATCCAGGGAAATGGACTCTATGCGCGTCTGGGACGCTTCTTGGCCACCACAGCTGGTGGCAAGCTGCTCGGTGATTGGCAGCAGCATATTGTCGAGCAGCTGCCACTGAAGCACAATACAGCCAAGGGTTATGTCATACAAACACTGTCATTTATCTTGCTGCACTTTGATGATAGCAAGTCCAGCTCGGATTCGCCGCTGGAGCAGCTGTTTGCCTCGGCGCCATTGATGAGCATGTTGCTGCAGGAACTGTCGACAGCCAAGCAGCTAACTGAGAAGTCCATGGTGAAAGCGAAACCCGCACAGCTGCAATTGCGACACATTTGTCGCCGTTTTGAGGCAGCGCTGCTGTTGAGCTTCAAGCGTCAATTGAAGCAGGATAGCAGCAAACTGGCCATATTGCAACATTTGCTAGAGTTGCAACTACAACTGGACAGTGTCGTCCAAACTCCGCGTCTAACACAACAACTGTTGAGTCAACTTGGCGAACAGGGACTCCAGGGCATGTATAAATTCTATAGCGAACAGTTTACCAGCAACAAGGAGGAGTTTAGCAAAATGCATCGAGAGCATTGTTTGAAGTATATGCAACTGTTGCTACACAATCCACAGCTCTCGGAGCTTAAGAAGCAAATCAAGTTTCTCTTGCCCATCTCCATTTTCCATCTGAATGAGCAACAGGAGCCTTGCAATGCGGCTGAGGCAGCTGCCTTCAGTCGTCAGGGTGCAGCACGTTGTGAGGAGATTCTCTTTGGTTGTCTGCTGCATAAGATTGGCAACAGCCACGAGCAATTGGAGGCATTGGTCGCACAGCTACGTGACACACTGCAACAGTTGGCCAAACTGTTAGCCAAACCgcaaattgaaagcaaattGCGCTCGCAACAAACTCCGGAATTGCAACAAGTTTGGAAGCAAGTACAACAAGTTGTGAATGCTGCTGCAACCAAGGATAATAAACAATCGCTGGCACTTGTATTTGATGCATTGATACTCTTCCTGGGTCTGGCCATGTATGCTCCTAGTTGCAATGTCTCCATTGAGCTATTAAATGATCTGTTCATCTGCAAACAGAATGCGCTCAAGAAGAGCAAGAATAAG GCTGGCGCGGAGCTTGGCTGGCAGGATGTGCTGACGGAtgtgctgctgcagttgctgctgcaaacAGGACACTTTTGGCGTGACTTTGTCAACAAAATTGGCGGTGCTTTGATGCCACAGCTGGGCAAGGAGAACTTGGAGCAGTTGCTGGTCATTCTGGACATGAACAAGAATCCGCTGGGCGACAAGGAAGATGGCGAGGGAAGTGAagacgaggaggaggaggagcagcaagAAGAACAAAGCAGCGACGAGGAAGACgaagatgaggatgaggaggagcAGGAAGAAGATGATGATGCCACCAACTTGGAGCAAATACGTGAAAATGTACGCAAAGCTTTGCTCGATGAGGACAACGAGCTGAATGACGATGCCAGCAGCGTGGATTGGAACGATGTGGATGAGGCACAAGGCGAACGCCTCAATCTGGCACTGGAGCGTGCCTTCCAAGCCTTCAAGCCCAAGGGTCAAAGCAACAAATCGCAGGTGAAACAACAAACCAAATCGGAGCGCATCAATAGCACCACTTTATTGCATTTCCGTGTGCGTGTCTTGGATCTGGTCGAGCTATTTGTGCAGGCCCAGCCGCTGCTGGAGGTGCTACTGGATGCTCTGACCAGTGTCTATTATGTCTATCAGATGAGCAGCAATGACAACAAGTTGCAGCCATTGGCTGAAGCCAGCAAGAAGCTGTTACGCAAGTTGCTCAGCCAAAAGATTACCTATAAATCTCCACAAGAAGATAAACAGCCCATTGTGGACTGCATCAAGCAGTTCATCTCACAGGAGGAACCGTCAACAGATGCcaagccacagcagcaacaacaatcgctgAAAAAGAAGGGCGATCTGGCGGAATGGCGCAACAAATGTGTCGCCTTTTTGGTTAGTCAATTCAATGAGCAGGATGTGACCAAGAGTGCTGTGTGGCCGCTGCTCCAGGACTATCTGCAGGATTGGATTACACGCCGCAACAGTCCACACACTTTGGCCAGCTTCGATGCCATCTTTGTCTCCCAATGGACTGGTGTTCCACAATTGGCTGTCACTTTCGCCTCGCTGCTGTCCAAGGATTTGCGCAATTTCCGTCGCAATCAAATCCTCGACTTGCTGGCCAAGCACATTGGTCGCATACGCATCGCTTTGGCCAATAACAAAAGTGCCGCCCAAGAATTTACtagtattttgacaaaatacgAACCCGTTGGAGCCAAGGATCGCAATCAGCAGACGAAGCTGCTCAATCAGCTGAAGAAGAGCAACAATTAA
- the LOC117794316 gene encoding caspase-8 — MSATLDNIQIEDLLYVEYDLNFAQKVSLSFLLFGDQHSHATYILQKLLALVRSPAADQRNSDILRLYAQSNPAGWRCHLVEALCIINARQVLRKLGFDWEQLRLQYLPQILEISLHIHPLLKALYFICEQLTIAQSGRLVLDINEKLSAINRSQGDEPLRFYDFAYLEIFLLDWLTRRHLRLGDIQTIGSDVQLLIDYFKFNDLHSLATLLIQTYNTNAKAPVNKVKCESDAQEVATLPPQPTTTTTKVEAATSSPNLQLVSNNSNGVYSQQQQQQLQQQLRAGALQVQRDNAGILLIINQHSFHQDVSDDLRPLLPDVKLWRREGTDVDKERLSEVFSALGYRVEAHNNVDHLAMLELIRTACSRSMLRDSLIVCILSHGFEGAVYGCDSIPVRIDDIKNVLCADENLYDKPKFLIIQACQQNGKNCQTRNVNATTRSPSQHANMVVAMSTVPGFVALRHSVNGSWFIQTLCDAVEQHAASEHVLDIFTRTIGEVSQKRGDKNQEMLPSVTSTLQQKVYLPAI, encoded by the exons ATGAGTGCAACACTGGACAACATACAAATTGAGGATTTACTCTATGTGGAGTATGATCTCAACTTTGCACAAAAG GTATCACTGTCGTTTCTGCTCTTTGGCGATCAACACTCGCATGCAACATATATATTGCAAAAACTGTTGGCCTTGGTGCGTTCTCCAGCTGCGGATCAGCGTAATAGCGACATATTGCGACTGTACGCGCAGTCAAATCCCGCCGGATGGCGTTGCCATCTTGTCGAGGCACTGTGCATCATAAACGCTCGTCAAGTGTTGCGTAAACTGGGCTTCGATTGGGAGCAGCTGCGCTTGCAGTACTTGCCACAAATACTGGAGATCTCACTGCACATACATCCGCTGTTAAAAGCTCTCTATTTTATCTGCGAACAGCTGACAATTGCGCAGAGCGGACGCCTTGTGCTCGATATCAATGAAAAGTTGTCCGCGATTAATCGAAGTCAAGGCGACGAACCGTTGCGTTTCTATGATTTCGcatatttggagatattcCTGTTGGACTGGCTGACGCGACGTCATTTGCGACTGGGCGACATTCAGACAATTGGCAGCGATGTTCAATTGTTGATCGATTACTTCAAGTTCAATGATCTTCATTCACTTGCCACGCTTCTTATTCAAACCTATAATACGAATGCAAAAGCTCCtgttaataaagttaaatgtGAATCGGATGCGCAAGAAGTGGCAACGCTGCCAccacaaccaacaacaacaacaacgaaagtTGAAGCTGCTACTTCCAGTCCAAATCTCCAGTTAgtgagcaacaacagcaatggagtttattcacaacaacaacaacagcaattacaacaacaattgcgcGCAGGTGCATTACAGGTGCAACGTGATAATGCCggcattttgttaattatcaATCAACACAGCTTTCATCAAGATGTTAGCGATGATCTTCGT CCACTGTTGCCTGATGTTAAGCTGTGGAGACGCGAGGGCACCGATGTGGACAAGGAGCGACTGAGCGAAGTCTTCTCGGCACTTGGCTACAGAGTGGAAGCCCACAACAATGTCGACCATCTGGCAATGCTGGAACTCATTCGAACCGCTTGTTCCCGATCAATGCTGAGGGATTCGCTGATTGTGTGCATATTATCGCACGGATTTGAGGGAGCTGTCTACGGCTGTGACAGCATTCCCGTGAGGATCGATGACATCAAGAATGTGCTCTGTGCGGATGAGAACCTGTACGACAAGCCCAAGTTCCTAATCATCCAGGCGTGCCAGCAGAACGGCAAGAACTGTCAAACG CGTAATGTGAATGCAACGACAAGGTCACCGAGTCAGCATGCCAACATGGTTGTAGCCATGTCCACAGTTCCAGGATTTGTGGCACTGCGTCACAGCGTCAACGGCAGTTGGTTCATTCAAACACTCTGCGATGCGGTTGAACAACATGCAGCCAG CGAACACGTGCTGGACATTTTTACTAGAACCATTGGGGAAGTGAGTCAGAAACGGGGCGACAAAAATCAGGAAATGCTGCCAAGTGTGACCAGCACACTGCAGCAGAAAGTCTACTTGCCAGCCATTTAA